CCGAAAAAGTGATTGGTCGTGACTCCCGCGATGTGGTGCCCAATACCCGCACCTGGGAGGTGCTGCAAAGCGGGCAGCCCGAACTGAACGAAGTTCAGGACATCGGCGGGCTGAACATCGTGACCAGTCGCGTTCCCATTCGTGTGAATGGGCACACGGTGGGGGTGGTTTGCACCTTCGCCGCCGAAGACCGCATTCGGCAGGCCGAGCAGCGGCTGCGCAAACGTGGCGGAAAAGGGTTTTGCGCCCGGTATGCGCTGGATGACATCCTTACCGAAAACCAGAGTCTCCGGCTGCTCAAGCAACTGGCGGCTGAATATGCAGGAACGGACGCTTCGGTTCTCATTCAGGGGGAATCCGGCACGGGCAAGGAACTGTTCGCTCAGGGAATCCACAATGCCAGCGGCCGGGGCAACGGGCCTTTTGTGGCCATCAATTGCGCCGCCATAGCGCCGAGCCTGCTGGAAAGCGAACTGTTCGGCTACGCGGAAGGCGCGTTCACCAGCGCCCAGCGCAAAGGCAAACCTGGGGTTTTTGAACTGGCGCACAGGGGGACCCTGTTTCTGGACGAGATAAGCGAGATTCCGTTTTCGCTTCAGGCAAAGCTTCTGCGGGTGTTGCAGGAGCGCGAGGTCGTTCGGGTCGGAGGGATTTCTGTCATTCCCGTTGATGTGCGCGTGGTGTGCGCCACCAACAAACCCTTGTTGCAGCACGTGCGTTCCGGGCAGTTCAGGGCGGATCTTTACTACCGCTGCAATGTGCTGCCCCTGAGCGTTCCGCCGCTCCGGGAACGGGGAAGGGACGTGTATCTGCTGTTCTGCGCCATGCTCCGCAAGCACGGCGGCAGGTTTGGCGACCTTGCGCCAAAGGATTTGCAACAGATGGACGGCGGGCTTCTGGCCAGCTACCCCTGGCCCGGCAACGTGCGCGAGCTGATCAACATTGTGAACAGATTCATGCTTGCAGCGGGGCTTTTCCCTGACAGAACAGGGGAACAGCTTATCCAGGACGTTTTTGTTCGGGAGGAGTGGGCTGACATGGCCTGGGAAGAACGGCGGCATGGGCATGGCCTGCTCAAAGACAGGGTGCGCATGTTTGAGGCGGACACCATACGTCATGAAATGGCGCTTTGCGACAACGACCCCGCCAGGGTCATCAACCGGTTGGGCATTTCCAAGGCAAGTTTGTGGCGCAAATTGCGGTGCCGGGACGCCACATTGCCGGAGCAGGGAGAGTAGTTCGCCCGTCGCGCTGTTAGAGAGATGGCTCCGGGCATTTCACTGATATGCGGGGGCGAATTTCCTCCATGACCGGAGGAAAACAACCTTAACAAGGCCGTTTTGTTAATGGGGCAATATATGCTTGATGCAGGAGCTGACACCCTATTTCAGGCACGAGGCCATGAGCGTAATGCCAAACGCGCCAGTGCTCGCGCTGGGCGTTAGAGCATTTTACCTTTGAAAAAGTGTAAATGCTCTAACGCTGTACGAAAGTACAGCGCGCCACAACGTGGCGTGGATTCAGCCGAGCTTGAGCCGTTGCGACGAAGGAAGCCCCGGATGCTGAACCCCCGGATGCTGAATCCAGTGGTGCAAAAGCGCGCCGAAGCTTTGGATCGTTCAGGCGGCGGCTGGGTCAGACGGGCTGCGTTTATGCTGTCTGGCCGGGCAGCCGCAGCATGCCCTCGCGGATGATAAAGGCGATCACAGCCTCAATGCCGGCCCCGGAAAGCATTTCGGTCAGCACATAGGGGCGTTCGCCGCGCATGCGGCGGGTGTCCCGCTCCATCACGTCCAGCGAGGCATGCACCATGGGCGCGAGGTCTACCTTGTTGATAACGAGCAGGTCGGACTTGGTGATGCCGGGGCCCCCCTTGCGCGGGATTTTATCGCCGCCGCTTACGTCAATGACATAGATGGTAAGGTCGGCCAGTTCCGGGCTGAACGTCGCTGACAGGTTGTCCCCGCCGCTTTCCACCAGCACCAGTTCAAGGCCGGGATGACGCTCCTGAAGCTCCTCAATGGCCTGAATGTTCATTGAGGCGTCTTCGCGGATGGCGGTGTGCGGGCAGCCGCCCGTTTCAACGCCGATGATGCGGTCGGCTTCAAGGGCGTTGTGGCGCAGCAGAAATTCCGCATCTTCGCGGGTGTATATGTCATTGGTGACAACGGCCATATTGTAGTGCTTGCGAAGGCGCAGGCACAGGTGGCGCAAGAGGGCCGTTTTGCCGGAACCCACAGGGCCGCCAACGCCCACTCGCAGGCAGGGTCTATTGGTCATGACGTTCAACTCCTGAAAAGTCGGGTATATTGTCGTTCGTGTCCGGCGCTGCACAGGGCAAGGCCGGGGAGGCTGGAGCCGATGTCCGCATCGGGCAGGGCCGCTGCCTGAGCCACCAGTTGCGGCACGGCAGGCATGAACTCCAGCAACAGTTTTTGCGCGGTGGTCTGGCCCAGGGGCACGGTTTTGCAGGCCACTGCCACCTGATTTTGCAGCCAGCTCCACACATAGGCGCAGGCCGCGTCCAACCCGGCGCGCTGCTGCGCGGCAGCATCACAACACGGTTCCATGCGGCGCGCGTGCCGGTCGAGCATGACGGCGGCAACCGCAAAACAGGCCGTGTACCCCGCAGCGTCAGGCAGCGGCCAGGCAGGCAGCATGTTCTGATCGTGCAAAATACGGCGCAGGGCGCGCCCCATCTGGATTTCTTCCTGCCACAGTTCGCGGCTTTCGCGCCCGGCAAGCATAAGGGCGTTCCAGCGGGCCAGCGCATCGGCATCCGCACGGCACGCTGCCGCGTGCATACGCAGCAGAAGAGGCAGATCGTTGCGCGCAAAGCCCAGCTGCAGCACGCCCCAAAGCCAGCGGCGCACGCCTTCCGCAGTGCCTGCATGCCCTTGCTCCACGGCGGCGGCAAGGCCCTGCGACCAGGCAAAACCGCCAACAGGCAGGGACTGCCCCGCCAGATAGAGCAGGGCTGTCAGACCAAGGTGCGGCCCGTGCCCTGCCGTGGGGGTACAGCCCCGGCCATCATGCGGCCCGGCCTGGCCTGAGAAATCTTCCGCCTGCTCCTGTCCCTGCCCCTGCGTTGCGCACTGTTGCACAGGGCAGGTTCCGCTTGCCAACGCCCTTGCAGGAAGCGGCGGATCGGAGGCCAGATCCGTCACAAGTCCAGCCGCCAGTTCAGCCATGACTGTGCCCGTGCCCGCCATAGGCGCCGCCTTCGGGCACAAAGGGCAGATTTTCGCGGCGCAGACGCAGTCCCAGATTTTCCGCCAGTTCTTCAAGCACGTGGTCGGGCATAAAGCGCAGCCACTTGTGCCCAAGCTGCATGGCGGCGTGGCGGTTGCCAAGGTGATAGCAGGCGCGGGCCAGAGTTTCCCAGTTGGGGGCAATGCCGGTCACCACAGGTTCCGCGCGATTGCGCACAATTGCCAGCACATCCCCGGCGCGCAGAATATCGCCCTCGCGCAGAACCTGCCCGCGCGTGAGAAACAGGCCTGCGTCTTCGCCGCTGTCCAGCCGCAGCCGCTGACGGCATTTGCCGCGCTGCTCCCAGGTCAGTGTGAGCGTGGCCGTAGGCTCCAGATTAATGCGCTGCCCCATGTTTTCGGTAAATTCCAGCATGGCCGCTCCTTCAAATTGCATCTATTTACAAGAGTTGAACCAGCCCAGGGCTTCTTTGAACGTTATAGCTAGAGCATTTTAACTTTGAAAAAGTGTAAATGCTCTAACGCGGTACGAAAGTACAGCGCGCCACAACGTGGCGTGGATTCAGCCGCAAAGCGCATTTTTCGGCTGAATGAAAACTTTGAAATGTGAAACATTTCAAAGTTAATCTGCTCTAGAACAAAAAATACCGTTGCGCCAGCGGCAGCACTTCCGCCGGAGCGCAGGTGAGTATTTCGCCGTCAGCGCGGACTTCATACGTTTGCGGGTTCACGAAAATGGCCGGAGTGGCGCTGTTGAGCAAAAGGTCGCTCTTGCACAGGGTGCGCGTACCCCGGCATGAGGAAAGCCCGCGCAGCACCCCCAGTTCCCGCAGCCGCCCTTCGCCGCCGTTTTCCATAAAGGCGCGCGAAACAAAGCTCAGGCTGGAGGCAGCCGCAGCCTGACCCAATGCGCCGAACATGGGCCGGTAGTGCATGGGCTGCGGCGTGGGGATGGAGGCGTTGGCATCGCCCATGGGTGCGGCGGCAATCTGCCCGCCCTTGATGACCAGCGAGGGCTTGACCCCAAAGAAGGCGGGTTTCCACAACACGAGGTCGGCCAGAAGGCCGGGGGCCACAGCGCCGATGGCGTGGGAAAGGCCGTGGGTCACAGCGGGATTGCAGGTGTACTTGGCCAGATACCGGCGTACGCGGAAGTTGTCGTTGCCGCGCCCGTGGTCTTCGGGCAGGGGGCCGCGCTGCACCTTCATCTTGTGGGCGGTCTGCCATGCGCGGGTGATGACCTCGCCCACGCGGCCCATGGCCTGCGAGTCGGAAGAAATCATGGAAATCACGCCCATATCCTGCAGGATATCCTCTGCGGCAATGGTCTCGCGCCGGATGCGCGAATCGGCAAAGGCCGCGTCTTCCGGCAGGGAGGGGTTGAGATGGTGGCAAACCATGAGCATGTCCAGATGTTCGTCCACGGTATTCACCGTGTAGGGCCGGGTGGGATTGGTGGACGAAGGCAGCACGTTGGGCAGGGAGCAGGCACGCAGGATGTCGGGCGCGTGACCGCCACCCGCGCCTTCCGTGTGGTAGGTGTGGATGGTGCGGCCACAGAACGCGGCCAGCGTGTCTTCCACAAAGCCCGCCTCATTGAGCGTGTCGGTATGGATGGCGACCTGCACATCGTATTCGTCAGCCACGGTAAGGCAGGTGTCGATGGCGGCCGGGGTGGTGCCCCAGTCTTCGTGCAGTTTCAGGCCGCAAGCGCCCGCCTCGAGCTGCTCGCGCAGGGCTTCGGGCATGGCGGCATTGCCCTTGCCCAGAAAGCCAAAATTCATGGGCAGCGCGTCTGTGGCGGCCAGCATGCGCTCCAGATGCCAGGGGCCGGGAGTGCAGGTGGTGGCGTTGGTGCCCGTGGCCGGGCCTGTGCCTCCCCCAAGCATGGTGGTGATGCCGCTGGCAAGGGCTTCTTCCACCTGCTGCGGGCAGATAAAATGGATGTGCGAATCCATGCCGCCAGCGGTGAGCAGGCAGCCTTCACCAGCGATAACCTCCGTGCCGGGGCCGATGATCACGTCCACATGGGGCTGCACATCGGGGTTGCCCGCCTTGCCGATGGCGGCGATGCGGCCATGGCGTATGCCAAGATCGGCCTTGATGATGCCGAGAGCCGCATCCATGATGACGGCATTGGTGATGACGGTGTCCATAGCGCCGTCAGCATTGCTGATCTGGCTCTGGCCCATGCCGTCGCGAATGACCTTGCCGCCGCCAAAGCAGACTTCATCGCCATAAACGGTGTGGTCGCGCTCAATTTCGATCCACAGTTCCGTGTCCGCAAGGCGGATTCGGTCGCCCGTGGTGGGGCCGTACAGTTCGGCATACTGGCTTCTGGGGATGCGGATCATGCTTTTTCCTCCCTGGGGGCTTCGGCATCAAGCGCCCCCATGATCTGGGCGCGAAAGCCAAACACGCGGCGGGCTCCGGCGTAAGGCACAAGACGGACTTCGCGTTTCTGCCCCGGCTCAAAGCGCACGGCTGTTCCGGCGGGTATGTCGAGCCGCATGCCGCGCGCGGATTCGCGGGCAAAGGTCAGGGCCGGGTTTACTTCAAAGAAATGGTAGTGCGAACCCACCTGAATGGGCCTGTCGCCGGTATTGGAAACTTCCAGCACCACCTCGTGCCCTTTTGAAAGTGCGTTGAGGGTTATGTCGCCCTCTGCCATATGAATTTCACCGGGAATCATGCGCCCCCCTTGCGTGTTCATGCGGGTTGCCGTGGCAGCCCTGATTACAAAATGGGATCGTGCACGGTCACAAGCTTGGTGCCGTCAGGAAAGGTGGCCTCCACCTGCACTTCGTGGATCATCTCGGGCACGCCGTCCATGACGTCCTCACGCGTGAGCAGGTTGCGGCACGAACCCATGAGTTCGGCCACGCTTTGCCCGTCGCGCGCACCCTCAAGCACGGCCAGGCTGATGTAGGCCACGGCCTCGGGGTAATTGAGCCTGAGGCCGCGAGCCCTGCGCCTTTCCGCCAGCAGCCCGGCAGTGAAAAGCAGCAGCTTGTCTTTTTCTCTGGGCAAAAGTTCCATGATGCCTCCAGTGTACGCGGCACGCCGCACTAATTTCGTCAAACAGTAAAACAGTGTGCTCGCAGCTTGGCTGCAAAGTCCTCCAGACCGGATTACTTTTGAAATGCTTCACATTTCAATTTGTCATTCTGTCGAAAAATCGCATTTTCGGCAGAATCCAAGCCACGTTGTGGCGCGCTGCACGTGAGTGCAGCGTTAGGGCATTTTAACGTATTTCAAAAGCAAAATGCCCTAAAAAGCTCCGTGCCAGATGCGCGGCATGTGCGGCGGGCACCCGGTCAGCGCGGGCCGCAGCATATTCCAGGCCGTCAGCAGCAGGTTGCGCGCTTCTTCCATATCCGGCCCCAGATAACGCACCACAAGCGCCTCGCCGCGCACGGTGGCTCCGGCCCGTTCCCTCATGTGGGCGGACAGGGGAGCGGGCATGGCCTGAACGGAACTGTCGCCAACGGCATGGCTTTGCCCGCGAGGCGCAGCACCAGGAGTGCCATCTGGAGTGCCGCCAGGAGTGTCATCAGGCGCGGCATCAAAATCGCGGCAGGGCGAGATCCTGTCTTGCAGGGCGGCGCAGCATGCTTCCAGCGCGGCGAGGTCTTGCCCGTCATCCGCTCCGCGTCCCACGGCAAAGAGGGTGGCGGAAACCGCCTGACCTCGCAGACCGCAGGCACATTCTTGCAGGGCGCCGCCGCCTTCAAAGCGCAGCACCTCATGCAGCAGGGGCAGACCTTCGCGGGTGAGGATGAGGCTCTGGCGCACGCTGCCGTGGGTAAAACGTTCATTGGCGGCAGGGCGGCCAAGGCAGATCATTTCCCAGCCAATGCAGGCGCTGGCATTGTCCAGCTCCACCGATGTGCGCATTTCGGCCCGCGCGCCGTCATAGATGATGGTTTCACGCGGCAGCCATTCCAGCATGCCGCCGGTAACGGCAAGGTCTGAGGTCTGGCGTTGGGGCACGTTGTGCGTATCCGCCGCGTAGAATTTGGAGGCCGAGGGCGCGGTGATCAGTGCGTGCGCGCCTTGCTCCAGCCGCACG
This DNA window, taken from Desulfovibrio sp. 86, encodes the following:
- a CDS encoding sigma 54-interacting transcriptional regulator, whose amino-acid sequence is MAYSKEKHISLCGDDPREPYRIGLVAPYGNLTPIFKRVSSTLPVRLNIRMGVALEEAVSAAEELFATTPKENQPEVLCSRGGTADYLRLRLGVPVVSIDTTALDLLRTLLPFAGKIRRVAFFHYQCPMPEVQTVATALGMEIREYFFTTRTEHEARMLEATVAGAELAVGGILVSEMRSRHNVDSIVLEAGEDAISRSLEAAMTLVQVRREELQRHARSMTILNTITEGIMVTDGENRLEVINPMAASLLRLNPEKVIGRDSRDVVPNTRTWEVLQSGQPELNEVQDIGGLNIVTSRVPIRVNGHTVGVVCTFAAEDRIRQAEQRLRKRGGKGFCARYALDDILTENQSLRLLKQLAAEYAGTDASVLIQGESGTGKELFAQGIHNASGRGNGPFVAINCAAIAPSLLESELFGYAEGAFTSAQRKGKPGVFELAHRGTLFLDEISEIPFSLQAKLLRVLQEREVVRVGGISVIPVDVRVVCATNKPLLQHVRSGQFRADLYYRCNVLPLSVPPLRERGRDVYLLFCAMLRKHGGRFGDLAPKDLQQMDGGLLASYPWPGNVRELINIVNRFMLAAGLFPDRTGEQLIQDVFVREEWADMAWEERRHGHGLLKDRVRMFEADTIRHEMALCDNDPARVINRLGISKASLWRKLRCRDATLPEQGE
- the ureG gene encoding urease accessory protein UreG; translated protein: MTNRPCLRVGVGGPVGSGKTALLRHLCLRLRKHYNMAVVTNDIYTREDAEFLLRHNALEADRIIGVETGGCPHTAIREDASMNIQAIEELQERHPGLELVLVESGGDNLSATFSPELADLTIYVIDVSGGDKIPRKGGPGITKSDLLVINKVDLAPMVHASLDVMERDTRRMRGERPYVLTEMLSGAGIEAVIAFIIREGMLRLPGQTA
- a CDS encoding urease accessory protein UreF, whose translation is MAGTGTVMAELAAGLVTDLASDPPLPARALASGTCPVQQCATQGQGQEQAEDFSGQAGPHDGRGCTPTAGHGPHLGLTALLYLAGQSLPVGGFAWSQGLAAAVEQGHAGTAEGVRRWLWGVLQLGFARNDLPLLLRMHAAACRADADALARWNALMLAGRESRELWQEEIQMGRALRRILHDQNMLPAWPLPDAAGYTACFAVAAVMLDRHARRMEPCCDAAAQQRAGLDAACAYVWSWLQNQVAVACKTVPLGQTTAQKLLLEFMPAVPQLVAQAAALPDADIGSSLPGLALCSAGHERQYTRLFRS
- the ureE gene encoding urease accessory protein UreE, with the translated sequence MLEFTENMGQRINLEPTATLTLTWEQRGKCRQRLRLDSGEDAGLFLTRGQVLREGDILRAGDVLAIVRNRAEPVVTGIAPNWETLARACYHLGNRHAAMQLGHKWLRFMPDHVLEELAENLGLRLRRENLPFVPEGGAYGGHGHSHG
- the ureC gene encoding urease subunit alpha produces the protein MIRIPRSQYAELYGPTTGDRIRLADTELWIEIERDHTVYGDEVCFGGGKVIRDGMGQSQISNADGAMDTVITNAVIMDAALGIIKADLGIRHGRIAAIGKAGNPDVQPHVDVIIGPGTEVIAGEGCLLTAGGMDSHIHFICPQQVEEALASGITTMLGGGTGPATGTNATTCTPGPWHLERMLAATDALPMNFGFLGKGNAAMPEALREQLEAGACGLKLHEDWGTTPAAIDTCLTVADEYDVQVAIHTDTLNEAGFVEDTLAAFCGRTIHTYHTEGAGGGHAPDILRACSLPNVLPSSTNPTRPYTVNTVDEHLDMLMVCHHLNPSLPEDAAFADSRIRRETIAAEDILQDMGVISMISSDSQAMGRVGEVITRAWQTAHKMKVQRGPLPEDHGRGNDNFRVRRYLAKYTCNPAVTHGLSHAIGAVAPGLLADLVLWKPAFFGVKPSLVIKGGQIAAAPMGDANASIPTPQPMHYRPMFGALGQAAAASSLSFVSRAFMENGGEGRLRELGVLRGLSSCRGTRTLCKSDLLLNSATPAIFVNPQTYEVRADGEILTCAPAEVLPLAQRYFLF
- a CDS encoding urease subunit beta, which encodes MIPGEIHMAEGDITLNALSKGHEVVLEVSNTGDRPIQVGSHYHFFEVNPALTFARESARGMRLDIPAGTAVRFEPGQKREVRLVPYAGARRVFGFRAQIMGALDAEAPREEKA
- a CDS encoding urease subunit gamma, encoding MELLPREKDKLLLFTAGLLAERRRARGLRLNYPEAVAYISLAVLEGARDGQSVAELMGSCRNLLTREDVMDGVPEMIHEVQVEATFPDGTKLVTVHDPIL
- a CDS encoding urease accessory protein UreD, translated to MSAATANPADNLHGHCFTPDRRWSARMELDFAVRQGRTTLAKMQFSGPLRVQQPFYPEAAPTNAPGRAQASRPCHCCLLHPPGGLVSGDDLSLAVRLEQGAHALITAPSASKFYAADTHNVPQRQTSDLAVTGGMLEWLPRETIIYDGARAEMRTSVELDNASACIGWEMICLGRPAANERFTHGSVRQSLILTREGLPLLHEVLRFEGGGALQECACGLRGQAVSATLFAVGRGADDGQDLAALEACCAALQDRISPCRDFDAAPDDTPGGTPDGTPGAAPRGQSHAVGDSSVQAMPAPLSAHMRERAGATVRGEALVVRYLGPDMEEARNLLLTAWNMLRPALTGCPPHMPRIWHGAF